Proteins encoded together in one Cicer arietinum cultivar CDC Frontier isolate Library 1 chromosome 4, Cicar.CDCFrontier_v2.0, whole genome shotgun sequence window:
- the LOC101513592 gene encoding gibberellin receptor GID1C, with the protein MAGSNQLNPNDSKMVVPLNMWVLISNFKLAYNLLRRPDGTFNRDLAEFLDRKVPANANPVDGVFSFDVIVDRETNLLTRIYRPVEGEEHHVNIVDLEKPVTSEVLPVLMFFHGGSFAHSSANSAIYDTLCRRLVGICKAVVVSVNYRRAPENRYPCAYEDGWKALKWVSSRTWLQSKMDNKVHIYMVGDSSGGNIVHHVALKALDSGIQVLGNIMLNPLFGGQERTESEKRLDGRYFVRVKDRDWYWRAFLPEGEDRDHPACNPFGPKGRSLEGVAFPKSLVVVAGLDLVQDWQLGYAKGLEKAGQNVKLLFLEQATVGFYLLPNNEHFSAVMDEIKHFVNSDCS; encoded by the exons ATGGCTGGTAGTAATCAACTCAACCCCAACGATTCCAAG ATGGTGGTTCCATTGAACATGTGGGTTTTGATCTCAAATTTCAAGTTAGCATACAATCTTCTCCGTCGTCCTGATGGAACTTTCAACCGTGACTTGGCAGAGTTTCTTGATCGGAAAGTTCCGGCTAATGCGAACCCTGTGGATGGAGTGTTCTCTTTTGATGTTATTGTTGATAGGGAAACAAATCTCCTCACTCGAATCTACCGTCCTGTTGAGGGAGAAGAACATCATGTGAACATTGTTGATCTTGAGAAGCCTGTCACTTCCGAGGTTCTTCCTGTCCTCATGTTCTTCCATGGTGGAAGTTTTGCACATTCTTCAGCTAACAGTGCTATATATGATACCTTGTGCCGTCGATTGGTTGGTATTTGTAAGGCTGTTGTTGTTTCTGTGAATTATAGGCGTGCACCAGAGAATAGGTACCCCTGTGCTTATGAAGATGGGTGGAAAGCTCTTAAATGGGTTAGTTCTAGAACATGGCTGCAGAGTAAAATGGATAACAAGGTTCACATCTACATGGTTGGCGATAGTTCGGGTGGGAACATTGTGCACCATGTTGCCTTGAAAGCTTTGGACTCTGGAATCCAGGTGTTGGGGAATATAATGCTAAACCCGTTATTTGGTGGGCAAGAAAGAACAGAATCTGAAAAGCGTCTTGATGGGAGGTATTTCGTTAGAGTTAAAGATAGAGACTGGTATTGGAGGGCTTTTCTTCCTGAAGGGGAAGACAGAGACCATCCTGCGTGTAACCCTTTTGGTCCCAAAGGTCGAAGCCTTGAAGGGGTTGCCTTTCCTAAAAGCCTTGTTGTGGTTGCTGGTTTGGACCTTGTTCAAGACTGGCAATTGGGTTATGCCAAAGGGCTTGAGAAAGCTGGACAAAATGTGAAGTTGCTATTTCTGGAGCAAGCCACGGTCGGGTTTTACTTGCTGCCAAATAATGAACACTTCTCTGCTGTCATGGATGAGATAAAACATTTTGTCAACTCTGACTGTTCATAG